In a genomic window of Bordetella petrii:
- a CDS encoding BMP family protein has translation MPFRTSLSAAGQLRRSTILRLGAGLAWLAAGRAYGQIIGPVKVAGVYTVPIGQQWVSRVHRALILARTRGDIDYAYTENVSHGSYERVLRQYAEKGVHLIVGEAFRAEAAARAVARDYPQTAFLMGSSGRPQQPNFSVFDNYIQEAAYLSGMVAGGLSESGKIGLVGGYPIPEVNRLMHAFMDGVREINPDARFYVAFIGSWFDPPKARQAAFDMIDQGVDMLYAERFGVAEAAQQRGKLAIGNVIDTQPQYPDTVVTSALWNMEPTIERALTMVKRGTFKADDYGKYSQMRYQGSMLAPLGAFEGKLPGGLVASVEARQKAILDGSFSVKINDNPPQSSTP, from the coding sequence ATGCCATTCCGCACTTCCCTGTCGGCCGCCGGACAGCTGCGGCGCAGCACCATACTGCGGCTCGGGGCGGGGCTCGCCTGGCTGGCGGCGGGCAGGGCGTACGGCCAGATAATCGGTCCGGTCAAGGTGGCCGGGGTGTACACCGTGCCTATCGGCCAGCAATGGGTGTCGCGCGTGCACCGGGCCCTTATCCTGGCCCGCACGCGCGGCGACATCGACTACGCATACACCGAAAACGTTTCGCACGGTTCGTACGAACGCGTGCTGCGTCAGTACGCCGAAAAAGGCGTGCACCTGATCGTGGGCGAAGCCTTCCGGGCCGAGGCCGCCGCGCGCGCGGTGGCCCGCGACTACCCGCAAACCGCCTTCCTCATGGGCTCGTCGGGGCGCCCCCAGCAGCCCAATTTCTCGGTGTTCGACAACTACATCCAGGAAGCGGCCTACCTGTCGGGCATGGTCGCCGGCGGCCTGAGCGAAAGCGGCAAGATCGGCCTGGTGGGCGGCTACCCCATCCCCGAAGTCAACCGCCTGATGCACGCCTTCATGGACGGCGTACGCGAAATCAACCCCGACGCGCGGTTCTACGTGGCCTTCATCGGATCGTGGTTCGACCCGCCCAAGGCCAGGCAGGCCGCCTTCGACATGATCGACCAGGGCGTCGACATGCTGTATGCCGAACGCTTCGGCGTAGCCGAGGCCGCGCAACAGCGCGGCAAGCTGGCTATCGGCAACGTCATCGACACCCAGCCGCAGTACCCGGACACGGTCGTCACCTCGGCGCTCTGGAACATGGAACCCACCATCGAACGGGCGCTCACCATGGTCAAGCGCGGCACCTTCAAGGCCGACGACTACGGCAAGTATTCGCAGATGCGCTACCAGGGATCGATGCTGGCCCCGCTGGGCGCGTTCGAGGGCAAGCTGCCCGGCGGGCTGGTCGCCAGCGTCGAGGCCCGCCAGAAGGCCATTCTGGACGGCAGCTTCAGCGTCAAGATCAACGACAACCCGCCGCAGTCCAGCACGCCATAG
- the panE gene encoding 2-dehydropantoate 2-reductase, with protein MRLLFLGAGGTGGYFGGRAAQAGADVTFLVREARAQKLRAQGLRIESPRGDAVVAAQVVTEGELEGAYDVVVISCKAYDLPSAIAAIRPAVGPDTAILPIMNGVLQYDTLDAEFGAARVLGGLCQINATLGPEGQVRHLGQHAVFVYGERAGDPRSARCVALEAALAGADFTNRLSSDIQQDVWEKYVFLTTLAAATCLMRGPVGQIVSTDDGEAIVRDLLRECQQVAAASGHAVRSEADAAALKVLTDRQSPMTASMFRDLSQGARVEADHIVGDMVHRGRTLGLDTPALRMAYAHLQVYQARRAIGA; from the coding sequence ATGCGATTGCTGTTTCTTGGCGCCGGCGGCACGGGCGGCTACTTTGGCGGACGGGCGGCCCAGGCGGGCGCCGACGTGACCTTTCTGGTGCGCGAAGCGCGTGCGCAAAAATTGCGCGCGCAGGGCCTGCGCATCGAAAGCCCGCGCGGCGACGCGGTGGTGGCCGCCCAGGTGGTGACCGAAGGCGAGCTGGAAGGCGCCTACGACGTGGTGGTGATCAGCTGCAAGGCCTATGACCTGCCCAGCGCCATCGCGGCCATCCGTCCCGCGGTGGGCCCGGATACGGCGATCCTGCCCATCATGAACGGCGTGCTGCAGTACGACACCCTCGACGCCGAGTTCGGCGCGGCCCGGGTGCTGGGCGGGCTATGCCAGATCAACGCCACGCTTGGCCCCGAGGGGCAGGTGCGGCACCTGGGCCAGCATGCGGTGTTCGTCTACGGCGAGCGGGCCGGCGATCCGCGCAGTGCGCGTTGCGTGGCGCTGGAGGCCGCGCTGGCGGGGGCGGATTTCACCAACCGCCTGAGCAGCGACATCCAGCAGGATGTCTGGGAAAAATACGTGTTCCTGACCACACTGGCCGCCGCGACCTGCCTGATGCGCGGGCCGGTCGGGCAGATCGTGTCTACCGACGACGGCGAAGCCATCGTGCGCGATCTGCTGCGCGAATGCCAGCAGGTGGCGGCGGCTTCGGGCCATGCCGTGCGCAGCGAAGCCGATGCCGCGGCGCTGAAGGTGCTGACCGACCGTCAGTCGCCCATGACCGCATCCATGTTCCGTGACCTGAGCCAGGGCGCGCGGGTCGAGGCCGACCACATTGTGGGCGACATGGTGCACCGTGGGCGTACCCTGGGCCTGGACACGCCGGCCTTGCGCATGGCCTACGCCCACCTGCAGGTGTACCAGGCCCGGCGCGCCATTGGTGCATGA
- a CDS encoding NAD(P)-dependent oxidoreductase — MNIALIGITGRAGSRIADELLRRGHQVTGIARNPAEVVARPGLTARQGDVTDPAALAPLLAGHDAVISAARFVSTDAKPLLEAVRSAGVPRLLVVGGAGSLRVAPGVMLIDTADFPDAYKPEARAGVVFLDALRRETALDWTFLSPSALFAPGERTGTFRIGSDELLADDEGKSWISMEDYAIALVDELESPRHPRRRFTVGY, encoded by the coding sequence ATGAACATCGCACTAATTGGCATCACGGGCCGCGCGGGATCGCGTATTGCCGACGAATTGTTGCGCCGCGGACACCAGGTCACCGGCATTGCCCGCAACCCCGCCGAGGTGGTGGCGCGGCCCGGCCTGACCGCCAGACAGGGCGACGTCACCGATCCCGCCGCGCTGGCGCCGTTGCTGGCCGGCCACGACGCGGTAATCAGCGCGGCCCGCTTCGTTTCCACTGACGCCAAGCCGCTGCTCGAAGCAGTACGCAGCGCAGGCGTGCCCCGGCTGCTGGTGGTGGGCGGCGCGGGCAGCCTGCGGGTCGCGCCCGGGGTCATGTTGATCGATACCGCCGATTTTCCCGACGCGTACAAGCCCGAGGCTCGCGCCGGCGTGGTGTTCCTGGACGCCCTGCGCCGCGAGACGGCGCTGGACTGGACCTTCCTGTCGCCGTCGGCGCTGTTCGCGCCGGGCGAGCGCACCGGCACGTTCCGCATCGGCAGCGATGAGCTGCTGGCCGACGACGAGGGCAAGAGCTGGATCTCCATGGAAGACTACGCCATCGCGCTGGTCGATGAGCTTGAATCGCCGCGCCACCCGCGGCGGCGCTTCACGGTCGGCTACTGA
- a CDS encoding nucleoside 2-deoxyribosyltransferase, producing the protein MKTVYLAGFDVFRADALAHGAWLKLQCRNHGFEGLYPLDNQAPAGLPGRALAQWIYEANTALIRQADAVMANLNAFRGAEPDSGTAFEVGYAVALGKPVWAYTDHADSLVQRLAVAQADDPPRHVDAQGYTVEDFGLSLNLMLACSATVISGDATQCLAHMKQALGTGAPGAREP; encoded by the coding sequence ATGAAAACCGTCTACCTGGCTGGCTTCGATGTGTTCCGCGCGGACGCGCTGGCGCATGGCGCCTGGTTGAAGCTGCAATGCCGCAACCATGGTTTCGAGGGCCTGTATCCGCTGGATAACCAGGCGCCGGCAGGCTTGCCGGGCCGTGCGCTGGCGCAGTGGATCTATGAAGCCAACACGGCGCTGATTCGCCAGGCCGACGCGGTGATGGCCAACCTGAATGCCTTCCGCGGCGCCGAGCCCGACTCGGGCACGGCGTTCGAGGTGGGTTATGCGGTGGCCCTGGGCAAGCCGGTGTGGGCGTATACCGACCACGCCGACTCGCTGGTGCAGCGCCTGGCCGTGGCCCAGGCCGACGACCCGCCGCGCCACGTCGACGCGCAGGGCTATACGGTGGAAGACTTCGGGCTGAGCCTGAACCTGATGCTGGCCTGCAGCGCCACGGTGATTAGCGGGGACGCCACGCAATGCCTGGCACACATGAAGCAGGCGCTGGGCACCGGCGCACCAGGCGCGCGCGAACCCTGA
- the ribB gene encoding 3,4-dihydroxy-2-butanone-4-phosphate synthase, whose product MSSVISSVPYLPPDLTAQPFEARLARALHHMRLGRPVILMDDFDRENEADLIVAADKLTVPVMAQLIRDCSGIVCLCLTDDTLEQLQLPPMVARNESRYSTAFTVSIEARHGVSTGVSAADRVTTIRAAIAPGAQAADIVSPGHVFPLRAQPGGVLARRGHTEGSVDLAVLAGLRPAAVLCELMNADGTMARGPSIARYAAEHGLVALTIAELAMHRQRLAAQAPAQPALAEA is encoded by the coding sequence ATGTCCTCCGTCATTTCTTCTGTACCTTATCTTCCCCCCGACCTCACCGCACAGCCGTTCGAGGCCCGCTTGGCGCGCGCGCTGCACCACATGCGTCTGGGCCGCCCGGTCATCCTGATGGACGACTTCGACCGCGAGAACGAAGCCGATCTGATCGTCGCCGCCGACAAACTCACCGTGCCCGTCATGGCCCAGCTGATCCGCGACTGCAGCGGCATCGTCTGCCTGTGCCTGACCGACGACACGCTCGAGCAGTTGCAGCTGCCGCCCATGGTGGCCCGCAACGAAAGCCGCTACAGCACGGCGTTCACGGTGTCTATCGAAGCCCGCCACGGCGTGTCCACGGGCGTGTCTGCCGCGGATCGCGTCACCACCATCCGCGCGGCCATCGCCCCGGGCGCGCAGGCCGCCGACATTGTCAGCCCCGGCCATGTGTTTCCGTTACGGGCCCAGCCGGGCGGCGTCCTGGCGCGGCGCGGCCACACCGAAGGCTCGGTCGACCTGGCCGTACTGGCCGGCCTGCGCCCGGCCGCCGTGCTGTGCGAACTGATGAACGCCGACGGCACCATGGCGCGCGGGCCCAGCATTGCCCGCTACGCCGCCGAGCACGGCCTGGTGGCGCTGACCATCGCCGAACTCGCCATGCACCGCCAACGCCTGGCCGCCCAGGCCCCGGCGCAGCCAGCCCTGGCTGAGGCCTGA
- a CDS encoding SET domain-containing protein encodes MTTAADPSKPWHVVRRSKLHGNGVFAARKIPAGTRIIEYSGKRISAKEADRRHPTNPDDPFHTFFFSLSSGRVIDGGDDGNDARWINHSCEPNCEAQEGRHGKRVYITALRDIARGEELFYDYGLVLDGKITKKLKAAYQCLCGTPSCRGTMLALKKKKK; translated from the coding sequence ATGACCACTGCTGCTGATCCCTCCAAGCCCTGGCACGTCGTGCGCCGCTCCAAGCTGCATGGCAACGGCGTGTTCGCCGCGCGCAAAATCCCCGCCGGCACGCGCATCATCGAATACAGCGGCAAGCGCATCAGCGCCAAGGAAGCCGACCGCCGCCACCCCACCAACCCCGACGATCCGTTCCACACCTTCTTCTTCTCGCTCAGTTCGGGCCGCGTGATCGACGGCGGCGACGACGGCAACGACGCGCGCTGGATCAACCATTCCTGCGAGCCCAACTGCGAAGCCCAGGAAGGCCGCCATGGCAAGCGCGTCTACATCACGGCGCTGCGCGACATCGCCCGCGGCGAAGAACTCTTCTACGACTACGGGCTGGTGCTCGACGGCAAGATCACCAAGAAGCTCAAGGCTGCCTACCAGTGCCTGTGCGGCACGCCGTCCTGCCGGGGCACCATGCTGGCCCTGAAGAAAAAGAAGAAATAG